From the genome of Manduca sexta isolate Smith_Timp_Sample1 chromosome 14, JHU_Msex_v1.0, whole genome shotgun sequence, one region includes:
- the LOC115456307 gene encoding mediator of RNA polymerase II transcription subunit 1 isoform X1 — protein sequence MTDGNLIMASANGLIDKSKELQKEILMEKLRSKTSQFKNLSETSKAVRMAMLDKRWGVDSADRMILQKCLDSLQHCIKITSLQSLIERLECLSRQLGLKFVVGTSGVNLFISSDMFYLEILVESSGGVKDVKIHHEGRIEQQSCEELVNCISRGDFADFTAQLEGLTAVYQLNAEKKVKCKAFSALQSLEEDLCTLRHLQNYIKDPWAQVHKSPIGFLQKRRGGHAMRLTYFVSPYELLDKDKGLQPLTVDLLTLGKPSASNGLASLVAPSHTPIGQSATVLLEGSTANKLQLSAIISNGARSGKGNVPIYAQLVPQNSAMLPACFTLKLSQPTPLCSGLAKLIHATTEVEVAGDWANAKPMLGLVAQQAYNKLTPGKTVELNLSKGLFVNLPDQTQCYFVCESRGLEACVVSSVPFTHPSHVPALLACLRQQALFNALLASCVRLQTKQVVELESVLMFEVSALSWQHISISLEHPLEESMATVELELSDPASPRACVYTLNTPARDHVDDYITKVLQKSHSIPITLRSLIKIWDREAATKQMNGGYSALEQNFSYGVGGIDPGGERAKHEPTTLARQSGTYLSEQQHHLSMMCQDSAASESKAQIIEERKSKKRKADSDAWPTGPKKGKPGLSDMMDSDSESDNSDAYVNEDDNTINSNSTNEDIEGQESSVSQNEFASDLELSGMDATDALGGQDNRTSSDMDNSNDGDVEDLIRNSFQKSDHKRQKLKNKEPEVRRNTSSLLLDLTEGKSYMPSSVSITPIGSTPSGTGATGSGSSLSSMLCLDRRPGIEIIPISSAAPAALPSSITITPITSSQMKSMDDRIRSEKKSSKSGEERSKEKKKKRRRDDSMGPPEKVPPKQDPLTKPVSVSIKPTDGSPLRPTSPNSLLRKFSPSPTHGRSVSITKSPSPSTVKGLGKPSGSSSHHSSPRHSPVQNSPKHFPGYSSPKNHSISSPKHSSSGSGKPSMSALKSATSGSPSGKSGTTGYDLSKKISKDSYGSSSMSSRDKEKKHSGLSFSSSGRSSPKLKNPIKLKQLEITPVSCDSSVTEPLISPPNVEVKPNASQARNRKGSLSAVIDKLKSAQHCGGDGDLSSKSSGSSSSVNKFSDQKNSLPGGSTKLSESKNQEYMVKPSSDGMKITINKTRSKESSSSSSKLNYSSSSSSKQSSPQLTPPSQGSPKTHTGLKPGVISGPASKKTQAMQSSKSGSITPGSTPPKSNMSPSESAGSNPNMPKVPYSKSSSSSSAGINLSKSASKSSSGSPKSSSSDLAKIIRDREREKARTKLMSNSEKSIFSSKSERHSSPSGSRDDVDGDRYKSKDANFLVEGLIKPLDTSKFQIPKLKNQNTPDKNSPAAQYDSRSLVNDFTRNLEQNKYAFSHFDNPNRTVDSLQKSGYPLNVPKPMSDRPLEYSKALTDSIAKGESPQRNKDDVKESCSGPFPMMPLDFKTDMAKGFPAPKGSTEDRKGADSCMKPPASGSVARSGATTPQEAAEMLLDFSSSSGSKVSGMVAVRPVYPASPALALQLAKSPAPSPLIAASPHSNSPCITDDELMDEALVGPGK from the exons atgactgACGGAAATTTAATCATGGCTTCTGCAAATGGGTTGATAGATAAATCAAAGGAACTCCAAAAGGAAATCCTTATGGAGAAATTGAGATCTAAAACATCTCAATTCAAAAATTTGTCTGAGACCTCTAAAGCTGTGAGAATGGCGATGCTG GATAAAAGATGGGGTGTGGACAGCGCAGATAGAATGATACTCCAAAAATGTCTAGACAGCTTAcaacattgtataaaaattacttcaCTGCAAAGTCTTATAGAAAGGCTTGAATGTCTTTCAAGACAACTTGG ATTGAAATTTGTTGTGGGGACATCAGGCGTGAATCTCTTTATATCATcagatatgttttatttagaaatcCTTGTTGAATCATCTGGAGGAGTTAAAGATGTCAAAATTCATCATGAAGGCAGG ATAGAGCAGCAAAGTTGTGAAGAACTGGTAAATTGTATATCAAGAGGAGACTTTGCCGACTTTACCGCTCAGTTGGAGGGACTTACTGCTGTGTATCAACTCAATGCAGAAAAAAAG GTGAAATGTAAAGCATTCAGTGCCCTTCAGAGTCTGGAAGAAGATCTTTGCACTTTACGACATCTTCAGAACTACATCAAGGACCCTTGGGCACAGGTTCATAAGAGTCCCATTGGTTTCCTACAAAAACGAAGAGgag gTCACGCAATGCGACTGACGTATTTCGTATCGCCGTACGAGCTGCTAGACAAAGATAAAGGCTTACAGCCCCTCACTGTGGATCTTCTTACATTGGGCAAGCCATCTGCTTCCAATGGATTAGCGTCGCTAGTGGCTCCCTCACACACCCCTATAGGACAGTCGGCTACAGTGTTACTCGAAGGTTCTACTGCGAATAAACTGCAGCTATCGGCTATTATATCAAACGGAGCACGATCAGGAAAAGG aAATGTTCCAATATATGCTCAATTGGTGCCTCAGAACAGTGCGATGCTGCCCGCTTGTTTCACGTTGAAGCTCTCACAGCCCACACCGCTTTGCTCAGGACTAGCGAAGCTTATACATGCAACCACTGAG GTGGAAGTGGCAGGAGACTGGGCCAACGCGAAACCCATGCTGGGTCTGGTTGCACAGCAAGCGTACAACAAACTGACACCCGGCAAGACCGTCGAGCTCAACCTCAGCAAAGGACTCTTTGTG AACCTGCCGGACCAGACGCAGTGCTACTTCGTGTGCGAGTCGCGCGGGCTGGAGGCGTGCGTGGTGTCGAGCGTGCCGTTCACGCACCCGTCGCACGTGCCGGCGCTGCTCGCCTGCCTCCGCCAGCAGGCGCTCTTCAACGCGCTGCTCGCCAGCTGCGTGCGTCTGCAGACCAAGCAAG TGGTGGAATTGGAGAGCGTGTTGATGTTCGAAGTGAGCGCGTTGTCATGGCAACACATATCGATCTCGCTGGAGCACCCGCTGGAGGAGAGCATGGCGACGGTGGAGCTGGAGCTGTCGGACCCGGCGTCGCCGCGCGCATGCGTGTACACGCTCAACACGCCCGCGCGCGACCACGTCGACGACTACATCACTAAGGTGCTGCAGAAGAGCCACTCGATACCGATCACTTTGAG GTCATTGATAAAGATTTGGGATCGAGAGGCGGCCACGAAACAAATGAACGGCGGTTATTCGGCGCTAGAGCAAAATTTTAGCTATGGCGTGGGGGGCATCGACCCCGGGGGCGAACGCGCCAAACACGAACCGACCACACTCGCGAGGCAATCAG GCACGTACCTCTCGGAGCAGCAACATCACTTATCAATGATGTGCCAAGACTCTGCTGCTAGCGAGAGTAAAGCGCAAATAATAGAGGAGCGGAAATCAAAAAAGCGGAAAGCCGATTCCGATGCGTGGCCCACCGGTCCAAAAAAGGGCAAGCCTGGCCTCAGTGACATGATGGACTCTGACAGTGAGAGTGACAACTCAGACGCCTACGTCAACGAAGACGACAATACAATCAACAGTAACTCGACGAACGAAGACATAGAGGGTCAAGAGTCGTCCGTATCGCAAAACGAATTCGCGTCGGATCTGGAACTGTCTGGAATGGATGCTACAGATGCGCTAGGTGGCCAGGACAACCGGACCTCCTCCGACATGGACAACTCCAACGATGGAGACGTTGAAGACTTGATTAG GAATTCTTTTCAGAAGTCTGATCACAAAAGGCAAAAGCTTAAAAATAAAGAACCAGAAGTAAGAAGGAATACGTCGTCCCTACTATTAGACTTAACCGAAGGGAAGTCGTACATGCCGTCGTCGGTTAGCATTACCCCTATAGGTTCCACTCCCTCAGGTACAGGAGCGACAGGATCTGGATCGAGTTTATCTTCAATGCTCTGTTTGGATCGCAGGCCCGGGATAGAGATAATTCCGATCAGTTCAGCGGCACCGGCTGCCCTGCCCAGCTCGATCACAATAACACCCATAACATCATCGCAAATGAAATCAATGGATGACCGAATCAGATCTGAAAAGAAGTCAAGCAAATCCGGAGAAGAAAGGAgcaaagaaaagaaaaagaaacgGAGGCGGGACGACTCTATGGGGCCCCCGGAAAAAGTTCCGCCCAAACAAGATCCGTTAACAAAGCCTGTCTCGGTGAGCATCAAGCCTACTGACGGATCCCCTTTAAGGCCCACGTCCCCAAACTCTCTGCTTAGAAAATTTAGTCCAAGTCCGACTCACGGTCGCTCTGTGTCTATAACAAAGTCTCCGAGCCCCAGTACAGTAAAGGGCCTAGGCAAACCCTCGGGATCGTCTAGCCACCACAGTAGCCCCCGGCATTCTCCAGTTCAGAATAGCCCTAAACATTTTCCTGGATACTCGAGTCCAAAAAACCATAGTATATCCTCACCGAAACACAGTTCGTCAGGTTCAGGAAAACCTAGCATGTCGGCTTTAAAGTCGGCAACTAGCGGCTCACCATCTGGCAAATCTGGCACTACGGGTTACGACCTCTCAAAAAAGATTTCTAAAGATAGTTACGGGTCCAGCTCAATGTCATCAAGAGACAAAGAAAAGAAACATTCTGGTTTGTCTTTTTCTAGTTCCGGTAGAAGTAGTCCGAAATTAAAAAACCCCATAAAGTTAAAACAGTTGGAAATAACGCCCGTATCTTGTGACAGTTCTGTTACTGAACCGTTAATATCCCCACCAAATGTAGAAGTCAAGCCAAACGCAAGTCAAGCTCGTAATAGAAAAGGTTCCCTAAGTGCTGTTATAGATAAACTTAAATCTGCCCAACATTGTGGTGGTGACGGGGATTTAAGTTCTAAATCTAGTGGATCTTCGAGTagtgttaataaattttctGATCAAAAAAACAGTTTACCAGGTGGCAGTACGAAACTCAGTGAAAGCAAAAATCAGGAATATATGGTCAAGCCCAGTTCGGATGGtatgaaaattacaattaataaaactagGAGTAAGGAGTCATCGAGCAGTAGTTCAAAGTTAAATTACAGCAGTTCAAGTTCGAGTAAACAGTCGTCTCCTCAACTCACGCCTCCTAGTCAAGGTTCACCCAAAACGCACACAGGACTTAAACCTGGCGTTATAAGTGGGCCGGCCTCAAAAAAAACACAGGCGATGCAGTCATCTAAATCCGGTAGCATAACACCCGGCTCGACGCCACCTAAATCTAACATGAGCCCTTCGGAGTCAGCAGGCTCAAACCCAAACATGCCTAAAGTGCCTTATTCAAAGTCATCAAGCAGCAGTAGTGCTGGTATAAACCTTTCAAAATCTGCTTCTAAGTCTAGTTCAGGTTCTCCCAAAAGCAGCAGCTCTGATCTTGCTAAAATCATAAGAGATCGAGAAAGGGAAAAGGCTAGGACTAAACTAATGAGTAATTCggaaaaatcaatattttcttcAAAGTCCGAACGGCACTCTAGTCCTAGTGGTTCACGCGATGATGTAGACGGAGACAGGTACAAATCTAAAGACGCAAATTTTCTCGTTGAAGGTCTAATCAAACCTCTAGACACGAGTAAATTTCAAATACCCAAGTTAAAAAACCAAAACACTCCCGACAAAAATAGTCCAGCAGCACAATATGACAGCCGTTCCTTAGTAAATGACTTCACTCGcaatttagaacaaaataagtaTGCTTTTTCTCATTTTGATAATCCAAATCGAACTGTGGATTCGCTACAAAAATCTGGTTACCCTTTAAATGTACCCAAACCGATGTCAGACAGACCACTGGAATATTCAAAAGCCTTAACAGATAGTATAGCTAAGGGGGAAAGTCCCCAACGAAATAAAGACGACGTCAAAGAAAGTTGCTCAGGGCCCTTTCCTATGATGCCCCTTGATTTCAAAACTGATATGGCGAAGGGGTTTCCCGCACCTAAAGGCAGCACAGAAGACAGGAAAGGCGCGGATTCATGTATGAAACCTCCAGCTAGCGGGTCCGTGGCGAGAAGCGGGGCTACCACACCGCAAGAAGCCGCTGAAATGCTTCTCGACTTTTCCTCCTCCTCAGGAAGCAAGGTATCCGGAATGGTAGCTGTTCGACCTGTATACCCGGCGTCGCCTGCTCTAGCTTTACAATTAGCTAAAAGTCCGGCTCCATCGCCTTTAATCGCCGCATCGCCTCATTCAAATTCTCCCTGTATCACCGATGACGAGCTCATGGACGAAGCCCTCGTCGGGCCTGGCAAATGA
- the LOC115456307 gene encoding mediator of RNA polymerase II transcription subunit 1 isoform X2: MILQKCLDSLQHCIKITSLQSLIERLECLSRQLGLKFVVGTSGVNLFISSDMFYLEILVESSGGVKDVKIHHEGRIEQQSCEELVNCISRGDFADFTAQLEGLTAVYQLNAEKKVKCKAFSALQSLEEDLCTLRHLQNYIKDPWAQVHKSPIGFLQKRRGGHAMRLTYFVSPYELLDKDKGLQPLTVDLLTLGKPSASNGLASLVAPSHTPIGQSATVLLEGSTANKLQLSAIISNGARSGKGNVPIYAQLVPQNSAMLPACFTLKLSQPTPLCSGLAKLIHATTEVEVAGDWANAKPMLGLVAQQAYNKLTPGKTVELNLSKGLFVNLPDQTQCYFVCESRGLEACVVSSVPFTHPSHVPALLACLRQQALFNALLASCVRLQTKQVVELESVLMFEVSALSWQHISISLEHPLEESMATVELELSDPASPRACVYTLNTPARDHVDDYITKVLQKSHSIPITLRSLIKIWDREAATKQMNGGYSALEQNFSYGVGGIDPGGERAKHEPTTLARQSGTYLSEQQHHLSMMCQDSAASESKAQIIEERKSKKRKADSDAWPTGPKKGKPGLSDMMDSDSESDNSDAYVNEDDNTINSNSTNEDIEGQESSVSQNEFASDLELSGMDATDALGGQDNRTSSDMDNSNDGDVEDLIRNSFQKSDHKRQKLKNKEPEVRRNTSSLLLDLTEGKSYMPSSVSITPIGSTPSGTGATGSGSSLSSMLCLDRRPGIEIIPISSAAPAALPSSITITPITSSQMKSMDDRIRSEKKSSKSGEERSKEKKKKRRRDDSMGPPEKVPPKQDPLTKPVSVSIKPTDGSPLRPTSPNSLLRKFSPSPTHGRSVSITKSPSPSTVKGLGKPSGSSSHHSSPRHSPVQNSPKHFPGYSSPKNHSISSPKHSSSGSGKPSMSALKSATSGSPSGKSGTTGYDLSKKISKDSYGSSSMSSRDKEKKHSGLSFSSSGRSSPKLKNPIKLKQLEITPVSCDSSVTEPLISPPNVEVKPNASQARNRKGSLSAVIDKLKSAQHCGGDGDLSSKSSGSSSSVNKFSDQKNSLPGGSTKLSESKNQEYMVKPSSDGMKITINKTRSKESSSSSSKLNYSSSSSSKQSSPQLTPPSQGSPKTHTGLKPGVISGPASKKTQAMQSSKSGSITPGSTPPKSNMSPSESAGSNPNMPKVPYSKSSSSSSAGINLSKSASKSSSGSPKSSSSDLAKIIRDREREKARTKLMSNSEKSIFSSKSERHSSPSGSRDDVDGDRYKSKDANFLVEGLIKPLDTSKFQIPKLKNQNTPDKNSPAAQYDSRSLVNDFTRNLEQNKYAFSHFDNPNRTVDSLQKSGYPLNVPKPMSDRPLEYSKALTDSIAKGESPQRNKDDVKESCSGPFPMMPLDFKTDMAKGFPAPKGSTEDRKGADSCMKPPASGSVARSGATTPQEAAEMLLDFSSSSGSKVSGMVAVRPVYPASPALALQLAKSPAPSPLIAASPHSNSPCITDDELMDEALVGPGK, encoded by the exons ATGATACTCCAAAAATGTCTAGACAGCTTAcaacattgtataaaaattacttcaCTGCAAAGTCTTATAGAAAGGCTTGAATGTCTTTCAAGACAACTTGG ATTGAAATTTGTTGTGGGGACATCAGGCGTGAATCTCTTTATATCATcagatatgttttatttagaaatcCTTGTTGAATCATCTGGAGGAGTTAAAGATGTCAAAATTCATCATGAAGGCAGG ATAGAGCAGCAAAGTTGTGAAGAACTGGTAAATTGTATATCAAGAGGAGACTTTGCCGACTTTACCGCTCAGTTGGAGGGACTTACTGCTGTGTATCAACTCAATGCAGAAAAAAAG GTGAAATGTAAAGCATTCAGTGCCCTTCAGAGTCTGGAAGAAGATCTTTGCACTTTACGACATCTTCAGAACTACATCAAGGACCCTTGGGCACAGGTTCATAAGAGTCCCATTGGTTTCCTACAAAAACGAAGAGgag gTCACGCAATGCGACTGACGTATTTCGTATCGCCGTACGAGCTGCTAGACAAAGATAAAGGCTTACAGCCCCTCACTGTGGATCTTCTTACATTGGGCAAGCCATCTGCTTCCAATGGATTAGCGTCGCTAGTGGCTCCCTCACACACCCCTATAGGACAGTCGGCTACAGTGTTACTCGAAGGTTCTACTGCGAATAAACTGCAGCTATCGGCTATTATATCAAACGGAGCACGATCAGGAAAAGG aAATGTTCCAATATATGCTCAATTGGTGCCTCAGAACAGTGCGATGCTGCCCGCTTGTTTCACGTTGAAGCTCTCACAGCCCACACCGCTTTGCTCAGGACTAGCGAAGCTTATACATGCAACCACTGAG GTGGAAGTGGCAGGAGACTGGGCCAACGCGAAACCCATGCTGGGTCTGGTTGCACAGCAAGCGTACAACAAACTGACACCCGGCAAGACCGTCGAGCTCAACCTCAGCAAAGGACTCTTTGTG AACCTGCCGGACCAGACGCAGTGCTACTTCGTGTGCGAGTCGCGCGGGCTGGAGGCGTGCGTGGTGTCGAGCGTGCCGTTCACGCACCCGTCGCACGTGCCGGCGCTGCTCGCCTGCCTCCGCCAGCAGGCGCTCTTCAACGCGCTGCTCGCCAGCTGCGTGCGTCTGCAGACCAAGCAAG TGGTGGAATTGGAGAGCGTGTTGATGTTCGAAGTGAGCGCGTTGTCATGGCAACACATATCGATCTCGCTGGAGCACCCGCTGGAGGAGAGCATGGCGACGGTGGAGCTGGAGCTGTCGGACCCGGCGTCGCCGCGCGCATGCGTGTACACGCTCAACACGCCCGCGCGCGACCACGTCGACGACTACATCACTAAGGTGCTGCAGAAGAGCCACTCGATACCGATCACTTTGAG GTCATTGATAAAGATTTGGGATCGAGAGGCGGCCACGAAACAAATGAACGGCGGTTATTCGGCGCTAGAGCAAAATTTTAGCTATGGCGTGGGGGGCATCGACCCCGGGGGCGAACGCGCCAAACACGAACCGACCACACTCGCGAGGCAATCAG GCACGTACCTCTCGGAGCAGCAACATCACTTATCAATGATGTGCCAAGACTCTGCTGCTAGCGAGAGTAAAGCGCAAATAATAGAGGAGCGGAAATCAAAAAAGCGGAAAGCCGATTCCGATGCGTGGCCCACCGGTCCAAAAAAGGGCAAGCCTGGCCTCAGTGACATGATGGACTCTGACAGTGAGAGTGACAACTCAGACGCCTACGTCAACGAAGACGACAATACAATCAACAGTAACTCGACGAACGAAGACATAGAGGGTCAAGAGTCGTCCGTATCGCAAAACGAATTCGCGTCGGATCTGGAACTGTCTGGAATGGATGCTACAGATGCGCTAGGTGGCCAGGACAACCGGACCTCCTCCGACATGGACAACTCCAACGATGGAGACGTTGAAGACTTGATTAG GAATTCTTTTCAGAAGTCTGATCACAAAAGGCAAAAGCTTAAAAATAAAGAACCAGAAGTAAGAAGGAATACGTCGTCCCTACTATTAGACTTAACCGAAGGGAAGTCGTACATGCCGTCGTCGGTTAGCATTACCCCTATAGGTTCCACTCCCTCAGGTACAGGAGCGACAGGATCTGGATCGAGTTTATCTTCAATGCTCTGTTTGGATCGCAGGCCCGGGATAGAGATAATTCCGATCAGTTCAGCGGCACCGGCTGCCCTGCCCAGCTCGATCACAATAACACCCATAACATCATCGCAAATGAAATCAATGGATGACCGAATCAGATCTGAAAAGAAGTCAAGCAAATCCGGAGAAGAAAGGAgcaaagaaaagaaaaagaaacgGAGGCGGGACGACTCTATGGGGCCCCCGGAAAAAGTTCCGCCCAAACAAGATCCGTTAACAAAGCCTGTCTCGGTGAGCATCAAGCCTACTGACGGATCCCCTTTAAGGCCCACGTCCCCAAACTCTCTGCTTAGAAAATTTAGTCCAAGTCCGACTCACGGTCGCTCTGTGTCTATAACAAAGTCTCCGAGCCCCAGTACAGTAAAGGGCCTAGGCAAACCCTCGGGATCGTCTAGCCACCACAGTAGCCCCCGGCATTCTCCAGTTCAGAATAGCCCTAAACATTTTCCTGGATACTCGAGTCCAAAAAACCATAGTATATCCTCACCGAAACACAGTTCGTCAGGTTCAGGAAAACCTAGCATGTCGGCTTTAAAGTCGGCAACTAGCGGCTCACCATCTGGCAAATCTGGCACTACGGGTTACGACCTCTCAAAAAAGATTTCTAAAGATAGTTACGGGTCCAGCTCAATGTCATCAAGAGACAAAGAAAAGAAACATTCTGGTTTGTCTTTTTCTAGTTCCGGTAGAAGTAGTCCGAAATTAAAAAACCCCATAAAGTTAAAACAGTTGGAAATAACGCCCGTATCTTGTGACAGTTCTGTTACTGAACCGTTAATATCCCCACCAAATGTAGAAGTCAAGCCAAACGCAAGTCAAGCTCGTAATAGAAAAGGTTCCCTAAGTGCTGTTATAGATAAACTTAAATCTGCCCAACATTGTGGTGGTGACGGGGATTTAAGTTCTAAATCTAGTGGATCTTCGAGTagtgttaataaattttctGATCAAAAAAACAGTTTACCAGGTGGCAGTACGAAACTCAGTGAAAGCAAAAATCAGGAATATATGGTCAAGCCCAGTTCGGATGGtatgaaaattacaattaataaaactagGAGTAAGGAGTCATCGAGCAGTAGTTCAAAGTTAAATTACAGCAGTTCAAGTTCGAGTAAACAGTCGTCTCCTCAACTCACGCCTCCTAGTCAAGGTTCACCCAAAACGCACACAGGACTTAAACCTGGCGTTATAAGTGGGCCGGCCTCAAAAAAAACACAGGCGATGCAGTCATCTAAATCCGGTAGCATAACACCCGGCTCGACGCCACCTAAATCTAACATGAGCCCTTCGGAGTCAGCAGGCTCAAACCCAAACATGCCTAAAGTGCCTTATTCAAAGTCATCAAGCAGCAGTAGTGCTGGTATAAACCTTTCAAAATCTGCTTCTAAGTCTAGTTCAGGTTCTCCCAAAAGCAGCAGCTCTGATCTTGCTAAAATCATAAGAGATCGAGAAAGGGAAAAGGCTAGGACTAAACTAATGAGTAATTCggaaaaatcaatattttcttcAAAGTCCGAACGGCACTCTAGTCCTAGTGGTTCACGCGATGATGTAGACGGAGACAGGTACAAATCTAAAGACGCAAATTTTCTCGTTGAAGGTCTAATCAAACCTCTAGACACGAGTAAATTTCAAATACCCAAGTTAAAAAACCAAAACACTCCCGACAAAAATAGTCCAGCAGCACAATATGACAGCCGTTCCTTAGTAAATGACTTCACTCGcaatttagaacaaaataagtaTGCTTTTTCTCATTTTGATAATCCAAATCGAACTGTGGATTCGCTACAAAAATCTGGTTACCCTTTAAATGTACCCAAACCGATGTCAGACAGACCACTGGAATATTCAAAAGCCTTAACAGATAGTATAGCTAAGGGGGAAAGTCCCCAACGAAATAAAGACGACGTCAAAGAAAGTTGCTCAGGGCCCTTTCCTATGATGCCCCTTGATTTCAAAACTGATATGGCGAAGGGGTTTCCCGCACCTAAAGGCAGCACAGAAGACAGGAAAGGCGCGGATTCATGTATGAAACCTCCAGCTAGCGGGTCCGTGGCGAGAAGCGGGGCTACCACACCGCAAGAAGCCGCTGAAATGCTTCTCGACTTTTCCTCCTCCTCAGGAAGCAAGGTATCCGGAATGGTAGCTGTTCGACCTGTATACCCGGCGTCGCCTGCTCTAGCTTTACAATTAGCTAAAAGTCCGGCTCCATCGCCTTTAATCGCCGCATCGCCTCATTCAAATTCTCCCTGTATCACCGATGACGAGCTCATGGACGAAGCCCTCGTCGGGCCTGGCAAATGA
- the LOC115456328 gene encoding uncharacterized protein LOC115456328, with amino-acid sequence MKTRTVLLLYVGFVSVIANPASKETADAENDKTPLLETIEPETTFVDESSSIANSETPSDNGVKFEISESVPNIEENIVATFNSADEDAIEENIINPPMDVFPQMETDLNVNYEPIFDDSYRFVSMNKVQDEIMETAAGFAPLPFFRKRQKPRRRYVTRRNFRRNPYRNAHFFYPYYGFYYNPSSLRYFY; translated from the coding sequence ATGAAGACTAGGACAGTTTTGTTATTATACGTGGGATTTGTTAGTGTTATTGCAAATCCTGCATCAAAGGAAACGGCTGACGCAGAGAATGATAAGACACCATTATTAGAAACTATAGAACCAGAAACAACTTTTGTAGATGAGTCTTCGTCAATAGCCAATAGTGAAACACCAAGTGACAATGGGGtgaaatttgaaatttctgAATCAGTACCTAATATTGAGGAAAACATTGTAGCGACATTCAACTCAGCGGACGAAGACGCCattgaagaaaatattattaatcccCCAATGGATGTATTCCCGCAAATGGAGACTGACTTGAATGTAAATTACGAACCAATATTTGATGACTCATATAGATTTGTCTCCATGAACAAAGTTCAAGATGAAATCATGGAAACCGCAGCAGGTTTTGCCCCCTTGCCATTTTTTAGGAAGAGGCAGAAGCCGCGTCGTCGTTACGTTACCAGAAGAAATTTTAGAAGAAATCCTTACAGAAATGCACACTTCTTTTACCCATACTACGGTTTTTACTATAATCCAAGCTctctaagatatttttattaa